From a region of the Gossypium raimondii isolate GPD5lz chromosome 10, ASM2569854v1, whole genome shotgun sequence genome:
- the LOC105778167 gene encoding uncharacterized protein LOC105778167 — translation MAWTAKFLLPFRQSFSQSRNLFHGKIRPLKTWVHIFETKLQSRASKFEYMLSIQRKYVQDCCFSGNRHMRSIFGASVMFGAVYCWSHISHAMDGLDIFADDNHLESFDASEGEDDRHKLWLLMRKLWLPLFFVFTVLVNWDNPFAVITRILLFLLSTKPSPSSIYLFVEKLCHGYMRQKPHFYKYKALHASKVEVQDYKLLCLAIVEIGDEKIRLIGILGGWWSLPSSLGLYFLAPEQSSSSSL, via the exons ATGGCTTGGACGGCCAAATTTCTGCTTCCCTTTAGACAATCATTTTCTCAATCCCGGAATTTAT TTCATGGAAAAATTAGACCTTTGAAAACATGGGTTCATATTTTTGAAACTAAACTGCAAAGCAGAGCCTCGAAGTTTGAATATATGCTAAGTATACAGAGAAAATATGTTCAAGATTGCTGCTTCTCAGgcaa TAGGCATATGAGAAGCATTTTTGGTGCATCAGTCATGTTTGGAGCCGTCTACTGTTGGTCTCATATTTCACATGCCATGGATG GTCTTGACATTTTTGCGGATGACAATCATTTAGAGTCATTTGATGCTTCAGAAGGCGAAGATGATCGACACAAACTCTGGTTGTTAATGAGGAAACTATGGCTGCCCCTTTTTTTCGTATTTACTGTCTTGGTCAACTGGGATAATCCCTTTGCAGTTATAACTAGGATCCTTCTTTTCCTCCTCAGCACCAAACCAAGCCCTTCATCAATCTATCTTTTTGTTGAAAAG TTATGCCATGGATATATGCGCCAAAAACCTCATTTCTACAAATATAAG GCACTGCATGCCAGCAAAGTAGAAGTCCAGGATTACAAGCTTCTTTGCCTTGCTATTGTCGAAATTGGGGACGAGAAGATACGTTTGATCGGAATTCTTGGCGGTTGGTGGTCATTGCCATCATCACTGGGTCTCTATTTCCTTGCTCCGGAGCAGTCCTCTAGTTCATCACTATGA
- the LOC105778039 gene encoding cysteine-rich receptor-like protein kinase 42 — protein MEFSAFKQTYWRWVFLLISSFLVSSTLGDPRITNAGLFCGVSQALNGTNYVPDFTELMKELSDGISNNHFASYRLNASLPMYGLTQCYEDLKQTDCLLCYAEARTRIPRCLPRSARIFLDGCFLRYDYDNNFFQEAVSSVDTVNCSTNNVTMYREVNNRRVNLFETNVEYAVGNVTSIALRKGRFGTVGVDGIYALAQCWESLTPEGCRQCLQNASMSVRRCMPGDEGRALNAGCYLRYSTRKFYNEGGDSADDHGISIGVIIAIVSATSAFLTLAISAAYIIYTKVSKRKRELENLGRISKKFDKSGLKFKYENLEKATDYFSLSRKLGQGGAGSVFMGILPDGKTVAVKRLVYNTRQWVDDFFNEVNLISRIQHKNLVKLLGASIEGPESLLVYEYVPNKSLDQFIFDEEKSKLLNWKQRLNIIVGTAEGLAHLHGGGSHVRIIHRDIKCSNVLLDDNLNAKIADFGLVRCLATEKSHLSTGIAGTLGYMAPEYLVRGQLSEKADVYSFGVLVLEIVCGKKNSSFTTAGSLLQTVWTLYRSNVLAEAIDPCIRDEMSEKEAPEVLRVGLLCTQASVLLRPSMAEVVQMLTDEDYETPTPNQPPFLNANVLEAANSSRSYSTDSFVANALKKIQGSGTSSDTTRTRSSEDASRTL, from the exons ATGGAGTTTTCAGCCTTCAAACAAACGTACTGGAGATGGGTTTTCTTGTTGATATCTTCTTTCTTAGTTTCCAGCACTTTGGGTGATCCAAGAATCACAAACGCGGGGCTGTTCTGCGGCGTCTCCCAGGCGCTGAACGGGACGAACTACGTTCCGGATTTCACTGAGTTGATGAAAGAGCTGTCAGATGGGATCAGCAATAATCACTTTGCTTCATATCGGCTCAACGCTTCTCTTCCAATGTATGGATTGACTCAGTGCTATGAAGATTTAAAGCAAACGGATTGCCTCCTTTGCTATGCGGAGGCAAGGACTCGAATCCCGCGTTGCCTTCCTCGCTCAGCTCGAATCTTCCTCGATGGCTGCTTCTTGCGTTACGATTATGATAACAACTTCTTTCAAGAAGCTGTTTCGTCGGTGGATACAGTGAATTGCAGTACCAATAACGTAACGATGTATCGTGAAGTAAATAACAGGAGGGTGAATTTGTTTGAGACAAACGTTGAGTATGCAGTTGGGAATGTAACGAGTATTGCTTTGAGAAAAGGAAGATTCGGGACGGTGGGGGTGGATGGGATTTATGCATTGGCGCAGTGTTGGGAGAGTCTTACGCCGGAAGGGTGCCGGCAGTGCCTGCAGAATGCGTCGATGTCGGTCAGGAGATGCATGCCCGGAGATGAAGGCAGAGCTTTGAATGCTGGGTGTTATTTGAGGTACTCCACCAGGAAGTTCTATAATGAAGGGGGAGATTCTGCGGATGATCATG GGATTTCAATTGGAGTCATCATAGCAATTGTCTCAGCAACATCTGCATTCCTAACACTAGCTATTTCAGCagcttatattatatatacaaaagtaTCAAAGAGGAAAAGAG AGCTCGAAAATCTCGGCCGCATTTCGAAAAAGTTTGACAAATCGGGTTTGAAGTTCAAGTACGAAAATCTTGAGAAAGCAACAGATTATTTCAGTCTTTCAAGGAAACTAGGCCAAGGAGGAGCTGGTTCAGTGTTCATGGGGATTCTTCCTGATGGAAAAACCGTAGCTGTAAAGAGATTGGTATATAATACGAGACAATGGGTCGACGACTTCTTTAATGAAGTTAATTTGATCAGTAGAATCCAACACAAGAATCTGGTGAAGCTTCTTGGTGCTAGCATTGAGGGCCCCGAGAGTCTCCTGGTTTATGAATATGTGCCCAACAAAAGCCTTGATCAGTTCATTTTTG ATGAGGAGAAATCAAAACTTCTAAACTGGAAGCAGAGGTTAAATATCATTGTTGGAACAGCTGAGGGTTTAGCTCATCTTCATGGAGGAGGGTCTCATGTAAGGATAATCCACAGGGACATTAAGTGCAGCAATGTTCTTTTAGATGATAATCTCAATGCGAAGATTGCGGATTTTGGGCTCGTTCGATGCTTAGCTACTGAAAAGAGCCATCTTAGCACTGGGATTGCTGGAACACT CGGATACATGGCTCCTGAATACCTTGTTCGAGGGCAACTTTCTGAGAAAGCAGATGTTTATAGCTTTGGAGTGCTTGTTCTTGAGATTGTATGTGGTAAAAAGAATAGTAGCTTCACAACGGCTGGTTCCCTTTTACAAACA GTTTGGACACTTTACAGATCAAATGTATTGGCTGAAGCTATAGACCCTTGCATAAGagatgaaatgtctgaaaaagAGGCCCCAGAAGTGCTTCGGGTCGGGCTATTATGCACACAAGCTTCGGTTCTCTTAAGACCATCAATGGCAGAAGTGGTTCAGATGTTAACCGATGAAGATTACGAAACTCCAACACCAAACCAACCACCATTCTTAAACGCTAATGTGCTCGAAGCAGCAAATTCATCAAGATCTTATAGCACAGACAGTTTCGTAGCCAATGCATTGAAAAAAATTCAGGGTTCCGGTACTTCCTCCGACACTACCAGGACTCGTAGTTCGGAAGATGCATCAAGAACACTGTGA
- the LOC105776445 gene encoding cysteine-rich receptor-like protein kinase 46 codes for MAAAALLIIFSLIVISVRSYADTRLDLVARSCETTTVQNKDDYLKNYESILQKMEPEMYRNKFAFNEAGKPPDKIYVLSQCMNDLSSVECAQCFARISNILPACFPTTGGRVYLDGCFIRANNYSFYREVTANGDINRCSDDIDTDEDFKMVLRDMLPRMVHKAPDKKGFALFQESRNGTTVHGMAQCWKILDKEMCSSCLADAVDLVFRCVPSKEGRALNAGCFLRYSTYDFGHDTNAGAVRYAIISFIIYIFLTAVVCTLAVAIGLRLGKMAYKQMNPRREWKGKEVDLAALDQAMKFLQFKFSTLEKATDCFNEANKLGSGGYGEVFKGTLPDGREIAVKRLYVNGRNRSREIYNEMDVISKAQHKNLVRCLGGCFTIIENFLVYEYLANKSLDSILFDPEKKKELDWGKRQKIIMETAEGLEYLHKGCEVRIIHRDIKASNILLDIKFRPKIADFGLARLCSRDSDRISLVNNTVAGTFGYMAPEYIAKGRLTEKVDVYSFGVLMLEIISGVKNTKIESDNYFETLVTDAWRHFQSNTTTKIIDESLNPEDQIEEIKRQIQLGLLCTQAEPTLRPNMSKVLQILRHKDMDLPSPTKPPFLDESLILSASSFNTLPSKSQTNINFPEKSQTNDNLHRHDQQDYSNL; via the exons AGTCCATCCTTCAAAAGATGGAACCGGAGATGTATCGTAACAAGTTTGCGTTTAATGAAGCCGGAAAGCCGCCTGATAAAATTTACGTGTTATCGCAGTGCATGAATGATCTCTCGAGCGTTGAATGCGCCCAATGCTTTGCGAGGATCAGTAATATTTTACCGGCTTGTTTTCCGACCACCGGCGGTCGTGTTTATCTTGACGGTTGCTTTATAAGGGCCAACAATTATAGTTTCTATAGGGAAGTCACTGCAAATGGTGATATCAAT AGATGCAGCGATGATATCGACACCGACGAAGATTTCAAGATGGTATTGAGAGACATGTTGCCCAGGATGGTTCACAAGGCTCCCGACAAAAAAGGGTTTGCCTTGTTCCAAGAGTCGAGGAATGGGACCACGGTTCATGGGATGGCTCAGTGCTGGAAAATCTTGGATAAGGAAATGTGCTCCTCTTGTCTCGCCGATGCCGTCGACCTCGTCTTCCGGTGCGTGCCCTCTAAGGAAGGTCGGGCGCTCAATGCTGGCTGCTTTTTGCGTTATTCCACTTATGATTTCGGTCATGACACCAATGCTGGTGCAGTCCGAT ATGCCATAATATCGTTCATAATTTACATCTTTTTAACGGCTGTGGTCTGCACATTGGCCGTTGCCATTGGACTGCGTTTGGGGAAAATGGCTTACAAACAGATGAATCCTCGACGTGAATGGAAAG GGAAAGAGGTGGACCTGGCCGCACTGGATCAGGCCATGAAATTCTTGCAGTTCAAGTTTTCAACTCTAGAGAAAGCAACTGATTGCTTCAATGAAGCTAACAAGCTCGGCTCTGGAGGATATGGTGAAGTATTTAAG GGAACATTACCAGATGGAAGAGAAATTGCAGTAAAACGATTATATGTAAATGGAAGGAATCGAAGTAGAGAAATATACAATGAAATGGATGTCATCAGTAAAGCCCAACATAAGAACTTGGTTCGTTGCCTTGGCGGTTGCTTTACCATTATTGAGAATTTCCTCGTCTATGAATACCTTGCTAACAAAAGCCTCGACAGCATCTTATTTG ATCctgagaagaagaaagagttAGATTGGGGAAAAAGGCAGAAAATAATTATGGAAACAGCCGAAGGTTTGGAATATCTACACAAAGGTTGCGAAGTTCGGATCATTCATAGAGACATCAAGGCCAGTAACATCTTGTTGGACATCAAATTCCGACCCAAAATCGCGGATTTCGGCCTCGCCAGGCTCTGTTCCCGCGATTCCGATAGGATTTCCCTCGTCAACAACACTGTGGCCGGTACTtt CGGATACATGGCTCCCGAATACATAGCCAAAGGAAGATTAACTGAAAAAGTGGATGTTTATAGTTTTGGAGTTCTAATGCTCGAAATCATCAGTGGAGTTAAAAACACCAAAATCGAATCCGACAATTATTTCGAAACCTTGGTGACTGAT GCATGGAGGCATTTTCAATCaaacacaacaacaaaaatcATCGATGAAAGCTTGAATCCGgaggatcaaattgaagaaataaagagACAAATCCAACTGGGTTTGCTGTGCACACAAGCGGAGCCAACTTTAAGACCAAATATGTCCAAAGTTCTTCAGATTTTAAGACATAAAGACATGGATTTGCCTTCCCCGACTAAACCTCCATTTTTGGATGAATCTCTTATTTTATCTGCTTCTAGCTTCAATACTCTTCCATCAAAATCCCAGACCAATATTAATTTTCCAGAAAAATCCCAAACCAATGATAATTTACATAGACATGATCAACAAGATTATTCTAATTTGTAA